The genomic region TTACTGAAGTTCAGATGGTCCGCAAAGACCGCCTTGATCTCGGCAAAACGCGGCACGGCGAAGATGCCGTACTTCTCAAGGCGGACGATGGGCGCCTTCGCGCGAAGCGCGGCATAGGCCGGATAGGGGTCGATGCGAGTGTCCCAGGCGAACGGATCAAAATCGCTGCAGGCGTACTCCAGTGCCGATGCTGCCACCGCTTCCCTCCCACTGTCGTTTCGTGTAGTTAATTGACTATAGTCATTTATAATGAGAGTTGGCAAGCCCACGAATCGAAGGGCGTTTTTTTGCCATGTAGCTGCAGGAGACCCCGGGCGGAGATTCGGATGTCGGTCGAGAGATCAGGAAACCCTAAGGCGATGCGGCGCTTTCAGAAGCGCGCGCGCCAACAAGCTGACAAGCGAGCGTTGCAGGCTCGAGATCCTTGAAACAGCGCGAAAGCAATTCGCGAGCGGCACACTCGAAACGGTTTCGATCCAGAAGATTGCCGATGCGCTCGGTTACTCGAAGGGCACGGTTCTCAAATACTTTCCGACCAAGATCCTGCTACTGATGGCAGTGAAGGAGAGGAATCTCGAGGAAATGGCGGATCGGCTCGAACAAGTCCGCGCCCTCCATTCCAGCGGCGAGGCCCGGCTGCGGCGCGTCATGCAGGCCTATATCGATTATTGGGTCGACAATCCCGATCATTTTCGATCGCTCTATTCGATGGCCGGCACGGTCGAGGACAGGCGTTTTCCCGACGGGGTTTATTTCGGGCAAACTGAGATCGCGCGAAAGGGATACGGGCTCTTTGTGACCTCGATCGCGGAGTATCTTTCCGAATTGGGCGTGGAGGCGACGCCAGGGCTGACGGAGCGCCTAGCGACCGCCCTGCTATCGGCGGCGCATGGGGTGATCTCGTTGCCACTGGGAACACCAACGATGAAATGGCCGGACATTCGCGGCAACGGGCGATTGGTCCTCGGCAGTCTCATCGACGCTTGGTCGGTGAAGATCAAAGCCGCTCGGCGGACAAAGACCTGGCCGAGAATTTCCATTGGTGATTTTCTTTAGCTCGGCAGCACCGGCTTGATGGCAGCCGTACGAACACCCCGTAACGCTCGCGCGCCTGGACGCGCCGCTCACGCAGAAGTTCTTCCAGCTTTCCGCTCTCAATCAACCGCATCACAGCCTCGGAGCAACAAACCAGGCACAGGCGTGCAGGAGGAGCTCAGTTTGAGCGATGTAGGCCGGCGGGACTGTTACTGTCCCGAGCCTGAAGGCTGGCGCAAGGCATTTGGAGTAGGACGTGATTTAGAAGGAGTGGGCCGGCACCAATGAGGCGATCGGCACAGGACGCTCGGGGAAGAAAAAGCCGTAAACGTCATCCTCTATGATGGCGATATCGAGCTCCTCCGCGAATTCACCGATGCGCGGCCGCGGTCAAGACTCATCGTGCGAGCCGTGGGGCTCTGCAACGTCGGCAGGCAATAGAGCACTCGCGCTGGGACGCCGGCAGGCTTTTTCAGCGCCTCAGGTGGTCGCGATCGGACAGCCGGCCGTCAGCGATGTCCCGCTCCAGAGCACTGACCAGGGCGAGCTAGTGTCAATCGGCGTTCGACTGGGACCCCCTATCGGCATCCAAAAGGGGCTCTGACGCAATTTTGGTGCAACACGGGTCATGTGGCACCGATTAGCCGAGCCTGCAGCAAGTCGAGCTTGGCGCGTCCGTACATTTGGCGCTTGACCAGTTTGAGCTTGGTGATCTGGCCCTCGGTCTGTCCGTTGGACCAAGACGTTGTGATCGCTGCGCTGACGGCGGCCTTGTCCTGGATGACGCCGTTGGCGAAAGACATGACGAGGCTTGCGCGTGCCCGTTCCAACCATGGTTCAAGCTCTCCGTGAGCCTTCTTGCGGATCATCGCATGGAAAGCGGCTATGATCTCTCGAGCTTCCACCAGAAGAGGAACGCCCTGCTCAATCGCCGCAATGGTGACGGTCTCTGACCTTGATAGTGTATCGCGGCCATTGGTCATCAGGCGGGCGATAGTTCTCGCGGACGGTACGCGCTGCAGGCTCTGAGCATCGGGCATTTCGGCACGCCGACGGCGTGTCGCCCATTCGGCAACGACTCGCACCGAGCCTCTAAATCCCTGCGCCTTGAGGCGACGCCAAAGGTCGGCGCCATTACAATGGCCAGCGGCCCACTGAACATCCAGCCATGGCAGGTAGTGCTCGAACGAGCTCTCGCGCACCCTGAACACATCGGATCGCTGACCTCGCAATACCCTGCGGACGAGACCCCGACTATGTCCAGTGAGCCGTACGACTCTCCTTTATGGAGACGCCCGTCTCAGCCTGTTTGAGGATTGCCGCGTTGGTGTCCTCACGCCGAAGATAGCCCTCATACTGGATGCGCTCGGCGGCGGTCAGCAAGTCGGGATTTATGGTGGCGGAGCCGACCGCGATGCGGACCTGGCGCATGGATTTGCGAACCGCATCCAGGAAGGCGTGGCTGGCGTTCTCCATGAGGTGCCAACGGTCGGCGAGCTGGGTAGCGTGCGGGAGTGCCTTGGCCGCAGCAAGGGCGTAACCGCCGCCCCGGTCGCGCGCGACCACAGCGATCTGTGGCTGCCCCGCGAGCCAGGCCTGCGCAGTGGCTGGCTCTCTGTCGGGTAAGAGAGTGATCGGTCGTCGCCGCTCGAGGTCGCAGATGATTGTTCGGTACCGCTGATTGCGCCGCCAGGCCCAGTCGTCGATACCGATCACGCTCGGCGCAGCAATAGGGGGACAGCCCCGCCTTCGAACCACCCGAAGTAACGTATCGTTGCTCACGGGCAGCACGGGCAAAACTCGCGGCCACCCAAGGCAAGCCCAAGGTGATGGACGACCAGATCGAGCCGGGCCGTTCGCCGCGCCCACGGCGCCAGAGCGCCGTCATCGAAACGCTCGGTGAAAATACGTCGACCGCACATAACAGTAACGCAGCGGAAGCGGCGCGCCACGATCACCAGGCGAACCGGCCGCCCCGCCAGCGGCAGATCGGTGAGGCGTCGCTGATATCGGCTATGGATCCGCCCAGAACTGGCTCCGCATCCAGGACAGAGGCTCGTCCCGCTCGTGGGACGGATGGTGATCACGGTCGCGGCGCCGTCACAGACGGCGCTCTCCACGTTAAACCCGCGAGGGACCAAGGCCGACGGACGT from Bradyrhizobium lupini harbors:
- a CDS encoding TetR-like C-terminal domain-containing protein, which encodes MAVKERNLEEMADRLEQVRALHSSGEARLRRVMQAYIDYWVDNPDHFRSLYSMAGTVEDRRFPDGVYFGQTEIARKGYGLFVTSIAEYLSELGVEATPGLTERLATALLSAAHGVISLPLGTPTMKWPDIRGNGRLVLGSLIDAWSVKIKAARRTKTWPRISIGDFL